AAAGGCGGAGGCCATGATCAGGTTGGGCATGTAGATGACCGTCTTGAAGAAGGTCTGGCCCTTCAACTTCAGGCGCAGATCGGTGAACCATGCTGCCAGCAACAGGGAAATGGCGATCTGCGGGATAAAGCCGATGATCCACAGGATCAGCGTGTTGCCAAAGTACTTGGGCAGATCGGTTGCGAACAGGGTAATGTAGTTTTTCAGGCCCACAAAGTTCGGGCCAATGATCTTCAGGCCGCTGCGGTAATATTCAAAAAAGCTGTAGTAAATGGTGGATGCCAGAGGGATCAGCTGGAATACCGCGAAGATGATGAAGAACGGCGCAATGAAGATGTAGCCCCATTTCGCGTAGCTGATCGACCCTTTCTTTTTCTTTTCTCCCATAGGATCGCCTCCTGATAAATTTGCGGAAAGAACAGGGGCGGGCGGGAACAGCGTCCGGCCCGCCCCTGCGTATTCACTTTTCCGTTTTAGGGTCGGCTGCTATTATGCGGGCCACACCACGTCGGTCAGCTCAGGATACTTCTCCTTGATAGCGGTCTCGAAGTTTGCCTTTGCGGTATCTTCGTCCACGTTGCCGGTAAAGTAATCCTTGAATGCATTCTGGAAGCTCTCATTCAGGCCCTGATCGTACGGACCGGCGTTGGACATATCGATCTTGGCTGCAGCCTCTGCAAACAGAGCGATGTGGTTCTGGCCGCCCAGGAAAGCGGAGCTGTAATCGCTGTTTGCGATCTCGTTCATAGCCTTCTCGTTGTTGGTGTAGTCCTGCGTATCCATGGTGATCTGCTTCATGATGGCTTCATCGCAGGTCAGCTTCTGCATAATATCCTTAATGGTCTCGATGTTGTCGCTGCCGGCTGCGCCGCAGATCCAGGTGCCGCCCCAGTAGTAGGGCTGAGGGCCTTCGCACACAGCGTAATCGCCGTAGATACCGTTGCCAACTTCTTCCTTGCCGCCCTCAGCGACAGGAGTCTCCAGAGAGTTGCCCAGCAGGGTGAAGTTGATGCCCCAAGTGGAGTAGAAGAAGCCGAACACCTTACCGGTGGGACCCTGATCGGCTGCCCACTGGCTGTCCCACAGGCTGGACTTGTTGTTATAGCCCTTATCGGTGTACTCCTTGGTCTGATCGACCCACTTCATAATGTTCTCATCAACGGTAACGGTAGTGCCGGTGACCCACGGAGCTGCCACGTTGTTGGAGAAGGTGCGGTATGCATCATCAAAGCCGGACAGCATCTTGTAGCCCTTGGCGGCTGCCTGTGCAGCTACATCATTGAACTTATCCCAGTCGGACAGGTAGGTCTGCACTTCGGCGGGATCATCGGTGCCCAGAACATCCTTGGCAATGCTGCGGCGGTATGCAAACAGACCGGGAGTTGCCTGCCAGGTGGTGCCGCGCTGGCTGCCGTCCACACTAACGATGTCCTTGGTGTACTGGTACTGGCCAGCCAGATCGTCATCGGTCAGGCCGATGTCCGCCTTGACATCCAGAACGTAATCGGAATCCACATACTTCAGAGCATAATCAGCCTCGATCAGGAAGATGTCGATCTTGTCGTCATCAGCAGCGCTGTCCTGACTCAGCAGGGCTTCGTCCAGCTTGTTCTGATAGTTGTTGTTCTCGTTGGCATTGATGGTCCACTTCACAACGGTGCCATCCTTCAGGGTGGTGGTGGACTTGTCGGCTGCGATCTCGGAAACTTCCGGATAGTAGTCGTTGAAGCGGCTCTGGAACTCATCATTCCAGCACCAGATGTTCAGCACCTTGCCCTGTGCTGCGGGAGCAGCG
Above is a genomic segment from Faecalibacterium taiwanense containing:
- a CDS encoding twin-arginine translocation signal domain-containing protein codes for the protein MKKISRRNFLLASGAVTIGAALAACGGSSSTSTASSAPASSAASAAPAAQGKVLNIWCWNDEFQSRFNDYYPEVSEIAADKSTTTLKDGTVVKWTINANENNNYQNKLDEALLSQDSAADDDKIDIFLIEADYALKYVDSDYVLDVKADIGLTDDDLAGQYQYTKDIVSVDGSQRGTTWQATPGLFAYRRSIAKDVLGTDDPAEVQTYLSDWDKFNDVAAQAAAKGYKMLSGFDDAYRTFSNNVAAPWVTGTTVTVDENIMKWVDQTKEYTDKGYNNKSSLWDSQWAADQGPTGKVFGFFYSTWGINFTLLGNSLETPVAEGGKEEVGNGIYGDYAVCEGPQPYYWGGTWICGAAGSDNIETIKDIMQKLTCDEAIMKQITMDTQDYTNNEKAMNEIANSDYSSAFLGGQNHIALFAEAAAKIDMSNAGPYDQGLNESFQNAFKDYFTGNVDEDTAKANFETAIKEKYPELTDVVWPA